Proteins encoded within one genomic window of Macrotis lagotis isolate mMagLag1 chromosome 3, bilby.v1.9.chrom.fasta, whole genome shotgun sequence:
- the LOC141519686 gene encoding vomeronasal type-1 receptor 1-like — translation MIYPRRVYRGLSLCSTCILSGYQTIAIRPSSLKWTLKTSGPKCIFPCCVLCWILNLLIEIVLPLHVIGLRNSTNSKGINKLDHCSLKPQAENALQIQLWKSIYVTMCVVFMVVTSGYMIYILYRHHQRVQHIHGSLTPRASPEIRATKVILMLVSIFFLFNTMCSILTTYADYSQGTRPWILHIATIMSMSFQVLTPFVLIKGDSRIPQIFCGLLQRMRYLSMTSSSTISHQTP, via the coding sequence ATGATTTATCCACGGAGAGTATACCGAGGTCTTTCTCTCTGTAGCACCTGCATCCTGAGTGGCTACCAGACTATTGCAATCAGGCCTAGTAGCCTCAAGTGGACCCTGAAAACCAGTGGCCCCAAGTGCATCTTTCCCTGTTGTGTACTCTGTTGGATCCTCAATCTGCTAATAGAGATTGTTCTTCCTCTGCATGTAATTGGTCTAAGGAATAGCACAAACAGCAAAGGGATAAATAAACTTGATCATTGTTCTTTGAAACCACAAGCTGAGAATGCTTTACAAATTCAACTCTGGAAGTCTATATATGTTACTATGTGTGTGGTTTTTATGGTTGTTACCAGTGGCTACATGATTTACATCCTATATAGACATCATCAGAGAGTCCAACATATTCATGGCAGCCTCACACCCAGAGCCTCCCCTGAGATCAGAGCCACCAAAGTCATCCTAATGCTGGTGagcatctttttcctctttaacaCAATGTGTTCTATCCTTACTACTTACGCTGATTATTCTCAAGGAACCAGACCCTGGATACTTCATATCGCGACAATTATGTCCATGTCTTTTCAAGTACTTACTCCTTTTGTGTTGATCAAAGGTGACAGCAGGATTCCACAGATATTTTGTGGTCTTCTCCAAAGAATGAGATACTTATCTATGACATCTTCATCCACAATTTCACATCAAACACCTTAA
- the LOC141519687 gene encoding vomeronasal type-1 receptor 1-like, which translates to MKILGIVNLVQVIIGVAGNIFLIYHYCFHFIIQNNPRRINYILMQLAFANAMFLLFRGIPTAMFFWGIKSFLNDAVCKILTYPQRVFRGLSLCSTCLLSGFQAIAISPNSPKWAVLKVKSSKGIIPCCFFCWIINLFMDLAVSIYAIGPMNDTKTKERNKLDYCTLEPYALNVLKLQLWKSFYDSVLVALMVITSGYMVFLLYYHHKRVHHIHSTSLSPRISPETRATKVILLLVGTFFFFNFICSIITIYTNYSQVTGPWMFYVPLLLSMSFQTISPFVLVSSEKWAPWEFCCLLQEMKDSFVTPIPFQIHKETQKQRFGE; encoded by the coding sequence ATGAAAATCCTGGGGATTGTCAACCTGGTGCAGGTTATAATTGGAGTTGCAGGaaacattttcctcatttaccaTTACTGTTTTCACTTCATCATTCAGAATAATCCTAGACGTATAAATTATATTCTCATGCAATTAGCCTTTGCCAATGCTATGTTTCTACTTTTTAGGGGAATCCCCACAGCAATGTTTTTTTGGGGGATTAAATCTTTTCTGAATGATGCTGTGTGTAAAATCCTAACTTACCCACAGAGAGTGTTCCGGGGCCTTTCCCTCTGCAGTACCTGCCTCCTTAGTGGCTTCCAGGCCATTGCCATCAGCCCCAACAGCCCAAAGTGGGCAGTCCTCAAAGTTAAATCCTCAAAGGGCATCATTCCCTGCTGTTTTTTCTGCTGGATTATCAATCTATTTATGGATCTTGCCGTTTCTATTTATGCAATTGGTCCAATGAATGACACAAAGACTAAAGAGAGAAACAAACTAGACTACTGTACTCTTGAACCATATGCCTTAAATGTACTAAAACTTCAGCTCTGGAAATCTTTTTATGATTCCGTGCTTGTGGCTTTAATGGTTATTACTAGTGGATACATGGTGTTTCTCCTGTACTACCACCACAAGCGAGTCCACCATATTCATAGCACCAGCCTCTCCCCCAGAATCTCCCCTGAGACCAGAGCTACTAAAGTCATTCTGCTGCTGGTGggcacatttttcttcttcaactttATATGCTCTATCATTACCATTTATACAAACTATTCTCAAGTAACTGGACCCTGGATGTTCTATGTCCCTTTGCTTCTTTCTATGAGTTTTCAAACAATCAGTCCTTTTGTTTTAGTCAGTAGTGAGAAGTGGGCCCCCTGGGAATTCTGTTGCTTGCTTCAAGAAATGAAAGACTCATTTGTTACACCCATACCATTCCAAATACATAAAGAGACACAAAAACAAAGATTTGGGGAGTAA